One genomic region from Leptolyngbyaceae cyanobacterium JSC-12 encodes:
- a CDS encoding Protein of unknown function (DUF3352) (IMG reference gene:2510097018~PFAM: Protein of unknown function (DUF3352)) has protein sequence MIAKKAKPPLLLTLGTAAVLVAGGGAAYWYFSQPKAGPGDMPVGAEVIPQDALMAVSVTTNPSQWQQLRGFGTPQSQAAFDKSLAQMRDRLLTANGFDYQRDIQPWVGEEVTVAFLGTKVPFTAPPGTANQQPVVMVLPIRDALKAKQVLEAARPASGKVVNRAYKGFQIQETQGGAQNYSATVLDGKFLVVATDPKATDQAIDSYTSKTNLANTPGFSKALGQVKVEQPFGKVYVNLPAAAAISAANAGKTLSPQDQQQLQQNQGLAATATLQPDGIQFKSVSWLKPDSQRKFEVQNNAKVMPSRLPANTIMMVSGGDLQKFWRDYSQGATSNPITPIDPKLLQEGIRSTVGMDWEQDFLSWMNGEFAIALASPPEGNSPSLPFSLLILAKAGDRRAAEASLKKLDEAMVSRYKFQVQETQVNGSSVTSWTIPQSGALINRGWLDGDVAFLSLGAPIASEIVPRATQPLADSEAFKKAMPMGLSSNNGHFFVNVDQAVNSKRLPLLQLPPGNRELVAAIRSIGVTAAIADERSSRYDVFVALQKGSALSPLPSPTVPPAPSPTP, from the coding sequence ATGATTGCTAAGAAGGCAAAGCCCCCTCTATTGTTGACTTTGGGAACGGCGGCAGTGTTAGTTGCGGGTGGTGGAGCCGCTTACTGGTACTTCTCCCAGCCCAAAGCTGGTCCTGGAGATATGCCAGTTGGGGCTGAGGTCATTCCCCAAGATGCATTGATGGCAGTGTCGGTAACGACTAATCCTAGTCAGTGGCAGCAGTTACGTGGGTTTGGCACGCCTCAAAGTCAGGCAGCCTTTGATAAAAGTTTGGCGCAAATGCGCGATCGCCTGCTGACGGCAAACGGCTTTGACTATCAGCGAGATATCCAGCCCTGGGTGGGGGAAGAGGTAACCGTAGCATTTTTGGGAACGAAAGTGCCATTCACCGCACCACCAGGCACGGCAAACCAGCAGCCTGTTGTCATGGTGTTACCGATTCGAGATGCTTTAAAGGCGAAACAAGTGCTAGAAGCGGCGCGTCCAGCTTCAGGTAAAGTCGTGAATCGAGCCTACAAAGGGTTTCAGATTCAAGAAACTCAGGGTGGTGCTCAAAATTACTCCGCAACTGTCCTGGATGGCAAGTTCTTAGTGGTTGCCACTGATCCAAAAGCTACTGATCAGGCAATTGATAGTTACACCAGCAAAACCAACCTGGCAAACACCCCTGGTTTCAGCAAAGCGCTGGGACAGGTGAAAGTGGAGCAGCCATTTGGCAAAGTCTATGTCAACTTGCCCGCTGCTGCTGCCATCTCAGCCGCTAATGCCGGAAAAACCCTATCTCCCCAAGACCAGCAACAGCTACAGCAAAATCAAGGGTTAGCTGCTACTGCCACACTGCAACCAGATGGCATTCAGTTTAAGAGTGTGTCTTGGCTAAAACCCGATAGCCAGCGCAAGTTTGAGGTGCAGAACAATGCTAAAGTAATGCCCAGCCGCCTGCCTGCCAACACCATCATGATGGTATCTGGCGGAGATTTGCAAAAGTTCTGGCGAGATTACAGCCAGGGAGCGACATCTAACCCAATTACCCCCATTGATCCAAAGCTTTTGCAGGAGGGGATTCGTTCAACAGTAGGGATGGACTGGGAACAAGATTTTTTGTCGTGGATGAATGGAGAGTTTGCGATCGCCTTAGCATCTCCCCCTGAAGGGAATTCTCCTAGTTTGCCATTTAGTTTATTGATTCTGGCAAAAGCTGGCGATCGCCGTGCTGCCGAAGCTTCCTTGAAAAAGCTGGATGAAGCAATGGTAAGCCGCTATAAATTTCAGGTACAGGAAACCCAGGTTAACGGCAGTTCTGTCACGTCCTGGACCATTCCCCAAAGTGGGGCATTGATTAACCGAGGGTGGCTTGATGGGGATGTTGCCTTTTTATCGCTTGGTGCCCCGATTGCCAGCGAGATAGTTCCCCGTGCGACTCAACCTCTGGCTGACAGCGAAGCCTTCAAAAAAGCAATGCCAATGGGACTCTCCTCCAACAACGGGCACTTCTTCGTTAACGTAGACCAGGCAGTCAACTCAAAACGTTTGCCGCTCTTGCAATTACCTCCAGGTAATCGAGAACTTGTTGCTGCCATTCGTTCGATTGGGGTAACGGCTGCGATCGCGGATGAACGCAGTAGCCGCTATGACGTGTTTGTAGCATTGCAAAAAGGAAGTGCACTCAGCCCTTTGCCCAGTCCCACGGTTCCTCCTGCGCCCAGTCCAACCCCATGA